GGGCCGAGGGGCACCTGCATCTCGGCGAACTGGATGTCGCGTGCGGACCAGTCGATCAGGATCGTGTATCCGGCGATGTGGGATTCGGCCTGCTCGGGCGTGAGGTCGGTGCCGGGGCGGCCGATGACGGCGGCCACTTCCAGTTCGAGGTCGAAGGCCCTGCTGCCCGGGGCGATGGGGACCGGCTCGTCGGGGCCGATGATCGCGTAGGGGTTGGTGAAGTAGAAGGCGGGCGCCTCGTACCAGCGCGGAGGGATGGTGGCCTGCGGATCGGCGAGCTTGGCGACGCCCTCGACGTGCTGCTCGAAGACCATGAAGTCGCGGACGGTGGGCGGCTGCGGTAGGGGGGCCAGCAGGGTGGCCTCCTCTTTCTTGCGGACCTGGCGGGGGTCGGTCAGGGCGCGCCGGCCGGCGGCGTCGAGGCGTTCGCCGTCGTCGCCGAGCAGGTCGAGCAGGCGCAGGCCAGGTTCGAGGGCATGGATGACATCCCCGTCGAGGACGCCGACGCGTTCCCCGTCGTCGGGGTGGGTGTAGGTGACGAAACGCATGAGGGGCTCCCGTAGTGGTGGGGGCGCGGAGGTCAGAGTGCGCAGTGCAGGGGGCCGCCGTGGAACGTGACGGCGTCGGTGAACGCGGCAATGACATCGACCGTGTTGGCGTCCGCGTCGGCGTAGGCGCTGTGCAGGTTGAGCACGATGCGTTCCTGATCGGGCCAGTCGGCGAACTCGCCGAGGTCACAGTCGCGGGCGGCCTGAAGGGGTGTCAGGCCGCGGGCGCGGCCGTCGCGGGCGATGCGCTGGACGGCGCGGTAGTAGCGGGCGTGGGCGTCCAGGACGGTGCCGGTCTCCTCCCGGGTGATGAGGGGCCCGTGGCCGGGGACGATGGTCTCGGCCCCGAATGCCGCGAGCCAGTCCAGCGAGCGCAGGGCGCCCTCCAGCGACCCGGTGAGCACCATCGGGGTGACGTGGTGGAAGAGCAGATCGCCGGCGAACAGCACACGCTCGTCGGGGAGCCAGGCGATCAGGTCGCCGGGAGTGTGGGCGGTGTGTCCGGGGTGGTGGACCTCGATCCACCGGCTACCGGTGTGCAGGGTCGTTTCACGGTCGACGGTCACGTTGGGCGGTCGGTGGCGGGCGATGCCCCAGTCCGGTGCGGGCGCCCAGATCGGCGGCAGGGAGGTCAGCACGGTGTCCGCGAGGATCGACTCGCGGGTCTCCGAGTGGGCCAGGATGGGCACGTGCGGGGGCAGCAGGGCGTTGCCGTGACTGTGGTCGCCGTGCGCGTGGGTGGTGACGGCGGCCATGAGCGGCGCGTCGGCCGAGGCCTCGGCGACGGCCGCGAGAAAGGCTCGGGTGCGCTGCGCGGTCGCGCAGGTGTCGATGAGCACGGCGCCGTCCTCGCCCAGGACGGCACCGGCGTTGTTCAGCCACCAGGTGCCGTCGGGCTGGAGCCAGGCGTGCACGCCGGGCACGACCTCCACCAGGCGCGCGTCCTGCTCGCCTGACCGGCTGCGGGGCTTTGGCACGGAGGCGGACACCGCGAAGGGGTAGTGCTGTTCGGGCATGGCTGGTCCTCGTGTCAGGGGGATTCCTGGTGGCGGCCGGGATCAGGCCAGTTGGTCGCGGAGCCACTGCAGGCTCCAGGGGAGGATCTCCCGCGCCTTCTGCAGGGCGCAGTGCGTGGCGTTCGGCACCAGACGCACAATGGTGTTCGGACGGGTTTCCAGCGCCTCGGAGTCTTCGGCCGGGACGTGCTGGTCCTCGGCTCCGTTGACGTACAGCAGCGGCACCGGATCGCTGCCCCAGTCGTCCAGCAGCCCCTGGGCGCGCAGCGAGAACTCGCTCATGGCGGCCTGGAGTTCGGCGGGGCTCGGCTCGGCGTCCAGCCGCAGGGAGTTGCCGAAGATGCCGGGCATGCCGAACCGGAGCCGGGCGACGGCCTCGGGGCTGAAGGCGGTGTCGATGAGCCCGCCGACGCTCACCGCGGCGTCGACCATCCCGAGCAGGGCCAGCTTGATCGTCCAGTGCCCGCCGAAGCTGAAGCCGGTGGCGCCAACCCGGCGTGCCTCGGGGAAGCGGCGCCGCATCCAGTCGATGATCCCGGCGATGTACCGCTCACCGTCGGGCCCATTGGGCACCGGCGACTCGCCGGTGCCGGCCATGTCGAAGGTGACCACCCGCGCGCCGATCATCCGAGCCGTCGCGACAGCGGTGGGATGCACCTCGGTCTTCCAGGTGTCGACGCCGCTGAAGACCAGGACGACGGGGGCGTCCGACGGCAGGTTCCCGGGGAGGTAGAGATGGATGGGGACCTCGACCACCTGTCCGCGGAAGTGCACGCCGATCACGTGTCGCTCAAAGGGCACCTCGAAGCCGGGCGAGGCCTGCAGGAAGGTGCGCAGTTGGTGGTCGTAGGCGCGGGCGTGGGCGGCGTTGCCGAGGACGGGGAACTTGGCGATCCCGTACAGACGGCTGGCCAGCAGGGGATCCCCGTCCTTCTCGGCCCGCTCCGCGAGGAGGGACCACTCGTGCGCCCAGCCCCCGGGACCGTCGGCCCACAGATCGCGGATGCGGCGGGACATCTCGTCAAGAACTGCGGGATCGGTGCCGAACAGGGTCCATTGCGGCGTGCGCTCCTCGATGAGCTCGGCGGGATCGACAGGGAAGGTGTACGGCATGCGGCCCTCCGGGTGCGTGAGAAGGCGGGACCACCGAGTACGGCCTCACCCCGGTAGTATCATGCACCTTTATGCACGCATACATCAAGGTGCATGAATAGAATGGACTCAACCGCACCCGAGCACCCCCCGGCAGCCGCATCGAAGCGAGGAGACATCCGTGACCCGATCACCCGCGACCTCCGCGGCCGGCGCCAGCCCGGCCGGGCAACCGCTCGGCCGCAGGGAGCGGCAACGCCAGAGGATCCGCGCGGCGATCCTGGACGCGGCCCTCGAGCTCTTCGCCGAGCAGGGGTACGCCGCGACGACCATCGACGAGATCGCCGAACGGGCTGACCTGGCCCGGCGCACGGTCTTCAACCACTTCCCCCGCAAGCGGTACATGCTCGACGGCTGGTCGGCCGAGCGCCGCGAACTCGTGGTCGCCCGGCTGGCACAGGAGGACGTGCGCCAGGCCCCCGCCCGCCGTCAGCTCGAACTCCAGATGGACGCCCTGACCGAGGCCAACGAGCAGGACCCCAGGATGGCCCGCGTCATCTCGCTGGGATGGCTGAGCGAACTGGGGACCTTCGAGAGCCCATTCCCGGTCTTCGACACCTTCCGCGACAGCGTCCGTCTCGGCCAGGAGACCGGCGACTTCCGCCCCTCCCCCTCCCCCGAGACCGTCGCGGAAGCCCTCAGCGCCTGCTACACCGACACCCTCCACCGCTGGCTCCAGGCAGGCCAGCACACCGACAAGCCTTTCCCTCTCGCCCCGGCCCTGCGGGCGAAGCTGGACCTGATCCTGGACGGCCTGACGGCATCTCGGGCATGAGCACGAGGGGTGGCATCCGTCGCCATCTGCGCCTCCCGAGGTCCATGCGAGCACTCCCAGGACACACTCAGTCCCGGCCGTGTGTGTCCGGGGCGATTCGGCGCTGCGGCCTGAGAGCGAGCCAACCGGCGCCAGATTGCGTACGTACCATGAAGTGGCGGGACAGCCTCTGTCGGCCGACAGGCATGCAAGGCCCCGCATGTCACCGGCAGGTCTTCTGCCCTGCCACATGCGCCTGCTCCCTCCGTCCAACGACGACGACTGCCCCAGCCCTGACCCGCTGACCGCCCCGAGCCCACTACGAGGTTCGCCACCTGAACTCGCACCCACCATGACCGTGGCCGCGACATACGGCTCTGATCCACTTCTTGTGGGGCGGTGACGCTGCGTCATAAGACGCTGGAAGGATGGCCGTCCGTGTGATTGCGGCGTGTTTTTGACGGTCTTCTCCCCTCTGGACCCGTGGTGGTCGAGCAGGTCACGGTGGACGACGATGTCGTGGCCCTCGCGGCTCGGACGGTGAGCCGGGAGGCGGCCGGCCCCGACTGCGGCGCGGTGTCCGGCCGCGTCCACGGCGGCTACCGGCGGCGCCTGGCCGACTTCGCGGTTGCCGGGCGGAAGGTCGTGATCGACCTGGCGGTGCGGCGGTTCCTATGCCCGGTAGCAGAGTGCAGCCGTCGCACGTTCGTCGAGCAGGTGGACGGCGATCGCGGTGAGGGCGAGTCCGTTGTTGTAACCGTCAGCGAGAGCTCGTTCGGTGAGTGGGGCAAGTTTGGCGCTGAGCGGCCCGAGTTCGGCGGTGTGCAGGGCCATGGGCCCGCCCGCGTCGAGGACGGCTGCGGCGGTGCCGTGTTCGGCGGGCGTGAGTCCCGCGCCGGCCAGGCCGTCCGTCAGTCGGCTGGTTGCCATGCCGAGGGCGACGGCACCGACCACGGCCGGGCCGAGAGTCTGGCCGACGGCGCCGGCCAACCGGCTCCGTGCCACCGAGCTACTCGATCGCCGGGGACAGCGGTTGGGTGATAGTGCTGCGGACTCCTCGCCCGGCAAGCACCGCGCCCTCCTCCGGCTGTACCGGAGCGCGGGCCTCCCGCAAGCGGCTGCGGGGGACCGCTCCGGGTTCGAGGTGGCTCGGCGGAAGCACCCCGGTCAACTCCCGGACACCTCATGCGTGGTGGTGTTCCTTGCCGCAGGCGTGGACGACCTGCGCTGATGCATCAGGACTCCTATGAAGCCCGCGAGGAATCCGCTGATCAGTCCCGTGACCGCGTGGTTGGTCGCGTTGGCGCCGACACCGCTGGGCATGCCGACCACAGCGTAGTTGGCGAGGGCGCTCATCACGGCGCCGAAAACTCCGCCGATGAGGCCGCTGACGGCCGCAGCACGGACGGCGGAGGGTTGGGCGATGGCAGGCCGTGACGCCTTGCCACCACCTGCCGGCCTGGGGTCGGCCGGGGCGCCGCCGCGCTCCAGGCCGATGACACGGTCGACCGCGAGCGGCCCCGGACCGGCGAGCACGACCACCAGCAGGGCCGCGATGACCATGAGAGCAAAATCCACTCCGGAGCCGTAGTCGGAGGCCGGAGCTGACACCGGGCTGAAGAAACCGACGTCCCCGCTCACCAGGGCGATGGCGACGGTGAGATGTAGGGTGAGCAGGGCTGCCATGAGCCGCGAGACCAGGCCGATCAGGAGGAAGGCTCCTCCCACGGTCTCCAGCAGCGCCACGACCCAGGCCATCAGCGCGGGAGCGGGTACACCGAGTTGGTGCTGCAGGAACGCGGCGAAGCCGGAGGATCCGTCGATGATCTTCTGCAGGCCGTGGAGGAGCAGAACGAGCCCGCTCAGCGTTCGGGCCACCAGTGGGGCGATGCCCTGGTGGCGGTGGATTCGGGCGAGCCCGAAAACCGCGCGGAGCGGCCGGTCGACGTGGGATGCGGCGACTTGTGGGTGCGATGCGGTCATGAGCAGGTGCCTTCCGAGGCGGGATGGGGTCGATGAGAGCGCGCGAAGAGCGCGGATGCGGTGCCCATTGCACAGTGGTCGTCTCTGGTCAGGACGCGATGCGTCCGTAATGCGGCGCGCCTGGCTGTTGCGAGTCCAAACGCTGTTCGGAGAGGGCGTTCTGCGCCCCCCGTACGGGCCGGGCCTTGGGATGGTCCGGGGGAACGACCGGCGCGAAGAGGCTGATCAGACCGAGCGAGGCTCGGCGATCAGAAATCGAGGTGGGGGCAGGCGAGTTCGGCCATGCGGCCGAACAGGCCGGGGCCGTCGAGCGGGGGCATGGAGGGGTCGAGTTCCCGGTAGACGGTGTGCACATTGACGGCGAGCCGTTCGCTCTCGTCCAGCTCGGCGAAGCGGCCGAGGCGGATGTCGCGTGCGGCGTCCAGGGCGGGCATTCCGGCGGTGAACCGGGTGGTTGCCTGCGTGTGGACGAATTCGAGGTAGTCGCGGATGTCCCGGACGGTCTTCTTGGTGGTGACCGGTCCGTGCCCGGGCACGATGGTGTCGGCGTCGAGACCGAGGAGCAGGTCGCAGGCGGCGAGCCAGTTGGTGAACGGGCCGTGCCACACGATGGGCGTGGCGCCGGCGAACACGATGTCGCCGGTGTAGACGACTCCGGCCCGTGGTACGTGGACGATCGTGTCGCCAGCGCTGTGCGCCGGTCCCACGTCGATCAGGCGGACCTCCGTACCGCCGACGTCCAGCACCAGCTCGCCCTCGAAGACGCGGCCCGGGAGGACGGGTTCGATGCCGGTGTAGTCGAAGGCGCCGAAGATCCGGCGGGCGAACCGCCCGGTGAGGTCCGGAGCGGCGGTCAGCTGTCGCATCTCGGCCGGACCCACCTGGCGCATGTCGGCCAGTGAGCCTCGGGCCGCGATGATCTCGGTATGGGCTACGAGCTGGTTGCCGAACCAGTGGTCGCCGTTGCCGTGGGTGTTGACCACGGTCGAGATGGGTGCGGTGGCGGTGACCGGAGTCAGGGCCTCGAGCATGGCCCGGGTAAGTCGCAGGTCGTAGAGGGTGTCGACGAGTAGGGACGCGTCCCGCCCGACGACCAGCCCGGCATTACTCATGCCCCAGCCGCCCCGGCCCGGCAGCCAGGCATGACAGCCGCCGCCGACGTCGACACGGCCCACGATGGGGATTGCGGAAGCCACGTTGCCTCCTGTTCGCGTCCTGCGGGGTCGCGAGATAAAAATCCATTGTTGGACTAACGCCCATTAATGGAGGAGAATCTAGAGTCAGCCTGTAAGGGGGTCAAGAGGCGTGCAGTGCCGTGCTGTGCTGTGCTGTACTGGAGGCCATGAAGATCCCGGACGCAGGAGCCGCTCCCCAGCGCGACGCACCCGTCCTCGGGCGCCGCGAGCGGAAGCGGCAGCAGGCGCGCGACCAGCTGTATGAGGCTGCGGTGGGGCTGTTCGTCGCCCAGGGGTACGAGGCGACGACCATGGAGCAGATCGCCGAGTCCGCCGACGTCGCCCGGGCCACCGTCTTCAACCACTTCTCGCAGAAGGTCGGCTTTCTGAAGGAGTGGGGCGCCCGCCGCCGGGCCCGGGTCGCAGCGATCCTCGGCCAGGAGCACGCCGAGAACCTGCCGGTCGGCGACCAGCTGCGCCGCTACCTGCGGGAGATGGCAGACCTCAACGTCGCCACCCGCGCGGAGACCACTGTCCTGATGGACGCCTCCGCACGCTTCGGCCGACTGATGCAGGACCCGTCGCTCGAAACCGAACTTGCGAAGATCGTCGAAGAAGGGCAACGACGCGGCGAGATCCGCCCCGAGGTCGACCCCGGCCAGGCCGGCGCCCTGCTCGCGGCCTGCTACTTCTCCTCCGTGCTGCGCTGGATCCGGGAGGAGCCGCCGCCCTTCGACCTGCCCGGCCGCCTCGTTGGGGCCCTCGACATCATCCTGCTGGGCGCCCTCACCGCTCCGTGATCGGCGCGGAGGGACGGGCGGGCGCAGGCGAAGCGTCGCGCCGCCGAACTCCGCGAGCGCCACGGAAACAGAGGATCTCAGGTCAACTGGGCCTCCGGAACGGCTCCGGACGGTGTGCGGACACCCGGGATCGTGCCCCCCCCGCGCGCCGGGCGCCGGGCATATGGTGCCGGTGTAGACACCACTGACGAAAGGGCCGAATGGCCATCGCGCCCACGCGTGGGGCGCACCGGCTTCCTGAACTGCGTCCCCTTGTCGGCGGCGGCTGAACCGTGGTTCTGGATCACCTTCAGTGCCGGAGCTACGAAGGGTCACCAAAACCGCGATCATGAACCGCCGTGGGTGACGTCTTCCCCGGCGACGGCCCCGCTGTCCCGCAGTCCTCCGTCGGTCACGACCCCGGCCGCGCAGCGCTGGTGGGCGCGCAGGGCGAGGATGTCGCCGAGGGTGCCGGCGGAGGTGTCCCGGCGGGCGTCCATCACCGTGACGTGTCCGGGCCTGAGTTCCGCGATCGCCCGTTTCTGGGCGTTCATGCCGGTGCTGTACCGCTTGAACAGGTCCTCGCGCAGCGGCAGATAGCGCAGAGGCAGACCTGACCGCACCACTGGCCCAGCGCGTCAGCCACTGGACCGTGCACTACACCGCACGCCACCGCAGGACGAACCTCCTGCGCTCCCTGGCCGAGCAATGGTGAACCGCCCCGGTTCGAATGGAGACTCGATTCCGCGTAAGGGCCAGAGTCATGGCACGTCCCTCCTCCTACCCGCCTGAGCTGCGCAAGCGTGCGGTGCGCATGGTTGCCGAGGTCCGCGGTGACTACCCGACCGAGTCCGCCGCGATCAACGCGATCATGGTGAAGCTGGGCATCGGCTCGCGCGAGACGCTGCGCAAGTGGGTCTGCCAGGAGCAGATCGACTCCGGGCAGCGTCCGGGGACGACGACGGAGGAGTCCGAGCAGATCAAGGCGATGAAGAAGGAGATCGCCGAACTGAGGCGGGCCAACGAGATCCTGGCCCGGGCCGACGGGGCGGCACATCGCTGGAGCGTGCCGCGCGAGCCCCATTGAGGCGTGCCCCCGCGGTGGAGGTGTCGATCAGCTCTCCACCGGGCTGCGGAGGTACCCCTGCACGTTGCATGGGCCCAGTGCAGCACAGACGTACACAGGTATTGA
This genomic window from Streptomyces sp. DG2A-72 contains:
- a CDS encoding TetR/AcrR family transcriptional regulator codes for the protein MTRSPATSAAGASPAGQPLGRRERQRQRIRAAILDAALELFAEQGYAATTIDEIAERADLARRTVFNHFPRKRYMLDGWSAERRELVVARLAQEDVRQAPARRQLELQMDALTEANEQDPRMARVISLGWLSELGTFESPFPVFDTFRDSVRLGQETGDFRPSPSPETVAEALSACYTDTLHRWLQAGQHTDKPFPLAPALRAKLDLILDGLTASRA
- a CDS encoding fumarylacetoacetate hydrolase family protein produces the protein MRFVTYTHPDDGERVGVLDGDVIHALEPGLRLLDLLGDDGERLDAAGRRALTDPRQVRKKEEATLLAPLPQPPTVRDFMVFEQHVEGVAKLADPQATIPPRWYEAPAFYFTNPYAIIGPDEPVPIAPGSRAFDLELEVAAVIGRPGTDLTPEQAESHIAGYTILIDWSARDIQFAEMQVPLGPVKGKDTATTLGPALVTPDELASVRRGKSFDLAMTASVNGTLIGQDSLASMAFSFAEMAAYASRGTWVKPGDVLGSGTCGGGCLAELWGRYGRDAHPPLASGDTVTVTVERLGAITARIA
- a CDS encoding MBL fold metallo-hydrolase gives rise to the protein MPEQHYPFAVSASVPKPRSRSGEQDARLVEVVPGVHAWLQPDGTWWLNNAGAVLGEDGAVLIDTCATAQRTRAFLAAVAEASADAPLMAAVTTHAHGDHSHGNALLPPHVPILAHSETRESILADTVLTSLPPIWAPAPDWGIARHRPPNVTVDRETTLHTGSRWIEVHHPGHTAHTPGDLIAWLPDERVLFAGDLLFHHVTPMVLTGSLEGALRSLDWLAAFGAETIVPGHGPLITREETGTVLDAHARYYRAVQRIARDGRARGLTPLQAARDCDLGEFADWPDQERIVLNLHSAYADADANTVDVIAAFTDAVTFHGGPLHCAL
- a CDS encoding S9 family peptidase, with translation MPYTFPVDPAELIEERTPQWTLFGTDPAVLDEMSRRIRDLWADGPGGWAHEWSLLAERAEKDGDPLLASRLYGIAKFPVLGNAAHARAYDHQLRTFLQASPGFEVPFERHVIGVHFRGQVVEVPIHLYLPGNLPSDAPVVLVFSGVDTWKTEVHPTAVATARMIGARVVTFDMAGTGESPVPNGPDGERYIAGIIDWMRRRFPEARRVGATGFSFGGHWTIKLALLGMVDAAVSVGGLIDTAFSPEAVARLRFGMPGIFGNSLRLDAEPSPAELQAAMSEFSLRAQGLLDDWGSDPVPLLYVNGAEDQHVPAEDSEALETRPNTIVRLVPNATHCALQKAREILPWSLQWLRDQLA
- a CDS encoding MBL fold metallo-hydrolase encodes the protein MASAIPIVGRVDVGGGCHAWLPGRGGWGMSNAGLVVGRDASLLVDTLYDLRLTRAMLEALTPVTATAPISTVVNTHGNGDHWFGNQLVAHTEIIAARGSLADMRQVGPAEMRQLTAAPDLTGRFARRIFGAFDYTGIEPVLPGRVFEGELVLDVGGTEVRLIDVGPAHSAGDTIVHVPRAGVVYTGDIVFAGATPIVWHGPFTNWLAACDLLLGLDADTIVPGHGPVTTKKTVRDIRDYLEFVHTQATTRFTAGMPALDAARDIRLGRFAELDESERLAVNVHTVYRELDPSMPPLDGPGLFGRMAELACPHLDF
- a CDS encoding DoxX family protein, with amino-acid sequence MTASHPQVAASHVDRPLRAVFGLARIHRHQGIAPLVARTLSGLVLLLHGLQKIIDGSSGFAAFLQHQLGVPAPALMAWVVALLETVGGAFLLIGLVSRLMAALLTLHLTVAIALVSGDVGFFSPVSAPASDYGSGVDFALMVIAALLVVVLAGPGPLAVDRVIGLERGGAPADPRPAGGGKASRPAIAQPSAVRAAAVSGLIGGVFGAVMSALANYAVVGMPSGVGANATNHAVTGLISGFLAGFIGVLMHQRRSSTPAARNTTTHEVSGS
- a CDS encoding TetR/AcrR family transcriptional regulator, which gives rise to MKIPDAGAAPQRDAPVLGRRERKRQQARDQLYEAAVGLFVAQGYEATTMEQIAESADVARATVFNHFSQKVGFLKEWGARRRARVAAILGQEHAENLPVGDQLRRYLREMADLNVATRAETTVLMDASARFGRLMQDPSLETELAKIVEEGQRRGEIRPEVDPGQAGALLAACYFSSVLRWIREEPPPFDLPGRLVGALDIILLGALTAP